A genome region from Alistipes dispar includes the following:
- a CDS encoding iron-containing alcohol dehydrogenase codes for MNNFIYHNPTELVFGKGQIARLAKLIPADKRIMITFGGGSVKRNGVYEQVIRALEGREVVEFWGIEANPSVETLRRAIALGKERRVDFLLAVGGGSVIDGTKLIAAGLLYEGDAWEIVLKGKAGKTVPLATVLTMSATGSEMNNGAVISRYETKEKYAFYGDYPVFSILDPETLYSLPVRQIACGLSDTFVHVLEQYMTTPGQSRLMDRWAEGILHTVIEIAPRALAEPRDYAVMSEYMLAATLALNDMIRMGVTQDWATHMIGHELTALHGLTHGATLAIVINGTLRVLREQKRGKLLQYGERIWGVTEGTEEERIDRTIEATERFFRSLGLSTRLSEEGIGAETIAEIERRFDALGAKYGEAGNVDGATARRILEACL; via the coding sequence ATGAACAATTTCATCTATCACAATCCGACCGAGCTGGTTTTCGGCAAGGGGCAGATCGCCCGGCTCGCAAAACTCATTCCCGCCGACAAACGCATCATGATTACGTTCGGCGGCGGCAGCGTCAAGCGCAACGGCGTTTACGAGCAGGTGATCCGGGCGCTCGAGGGACGCGAGGTCGTGGAGTTCTGGGGCATCGAGGCGAACCCGTCGGTCGAGACGCTGCGCCGCGCCATCGCGCTGGGCAAGGAGCGTCGGGTGGATTTCCTGCTGGCCGTGGGCGGCGGTTCGGTGATCGACGGCACGAAACTCATCGCCGCCGGGCTGCTTTACGAGGGTGACGCCTGGGAGATCGTTCTGAAGGGAAAGGCCGGGAAGACCGTGCCGTTGGCGACGGTGCTCACGATGTCGGCCACGGGCTCCGAGATGAACAACGGAGCCGTCATTTCGCGTTACGAGACGAAGGAGAAGTACGCCTTCTACGGGGATTATCCCGTCTTTTCGATCCTCGATCCCGAGACGCTCTACTCCCTGCCCGTGCGACAGATCGCCTGCGGACTTTCCGATACCTTCGTACATGTGCTGGAGCAGTATATGACCACCCCCGGGCAGTCGCGCCTGATGGATCGCTGGGCCGAGGGGATTCTCCATACGGTGATCGAGATCGCGCCCCGCGCCCTGGCCGAGCCGCGCGACTATGCGGTGATGTCGGAGTATATGCTCGCGGCGACGCTGGCGCTGAACGACATGATCCGCATGGGCGTGACGCAGGACTGGGCGACGCACATGATCGGCCACGAACTGACGGCGCTGCACGGCCTGACGCACGGCGCGACGCTGGCGATCGTCATCAACGGCACGCTGCGCGTGCTGCGCGAACAGAAGCGCGGGAAGTTGTTGCAGTACGGCGAACGCATCTGGGGCGTCACGGAAGGGACGGAGGAGGAGCGTATCGACCGGACGATCGAGGCGACCGAACGGTTCTTCCGCTCCCTGGGGCTTTCGACCCGTCTTTCGGAGGAGGGAATCGGTGCGGAGACCATCGCCGAAATCGAGCGGCGCTTCGATGCCCTCGGCGCGAAGTACGGCGAGGCCGGAAACGTGGACGGCGCCACGGCCCGCCGGATTCTGGAGGCCTGTCTCTGA